A stretch of the Vigna radiata var. radiata cultivar VC1973A chromosome 9, Vradiata_ver6, whole genome shotgun sequence genome encodes the following:
- the LOC106773042 gene encoding TMV resistance protein N: MAFESSSPSSESEWIHDVFINFRGVDTRRTFVSHLHSSLSKAGVKTFLDEEHLLKGMKLQELFRAIQVSQIAIVVFSKGYPDSSWCLDELQKIFQCSQTCGLRVFPVFYYVEPSEIRNQTGDFGDALRAAAERDYAGEHLEFTLSSWRDILTDAANLCGWDAKDRRRTEAELVRDIVDYVIDQLDYNVLSITQFPVGLDHPVQVVIRFIKRIKKSCKIGIWGMGGSGKTTMAKAIYNKLHRSFENKSFIENIREVCQTDRRRLVRLQEKLLSDILKVKMEIRSVGIGQVMIDNRFNGKRAFIVLDDVNKFDQLEALSGNTEWMGERSVIIITTRDLHLLKRFEVDYVYEMKEMQANESLTLFSRHAFREEKPREDFNELAKEAVNYCGGLPLALEVLGSYLSNRTMTEWRSVLSKLQISPNPEVQEKLRISYDLCDEMEQEIFLDVCCVFNGKDRSCVTEVLNGCELCADIGITVLLERSLIKIVKNNKLKMHQLLQEMGRDIIRGGSRREPGKYSRLWFQKDVRDVLTNSTGTDAVEGLALKFDLNDKEHFKADAFKEMRSLRLLQLHYVELMGDYCHLSKQLRWIYWEGFLSEHIPDNFYLENAIAINFKHSHLRQVWKEPKDLSMLKFLNLSYSNYLTETPDFSKLKNLEKLILKYCRSLRCVHKSIGDLRNIVFINLKDCTSLTSLPREIYKLKSLKTLILSGCTKIDKLEEDISEMKSLTTLIAENAVVKVPFSIVSSKSIGYLFPCGFEGFSHDVLPSIIWCWSSPTMNPLSRILPLCGISASLVSMNMQNIDLGDLAPILTNLLNLRSVCMQCDTEFQITKQVRKFLNELASCTSEISDNSLRSYLIGIGSYQEEDFNTLNKSISKELATSGSCHVFLPGGNYPFWLAHTGEGHSVSFTVPQDWDMKGMALCVLYLATPETAATECLISVVMVNYTKYTIQLYKRDTVISFNDADWQGIISHLEAGDEVEIFLSFRNELVIKNTAVYLINYEFIDMEVKAVSKPPVMKVYSRKRNLTDQESSRKRQW, translated from the exons ATGGCATTTGAGTCTTCTTCACCATCATCCGAATCCGAATGGATACACGACGTGTTCATCAATTTCAGGGGAGTAGACACCCGCAGGACGTTCGTTTCTCATCTCCATTCTTCGCTCTCAAAAGCTGGAGTCAAAACCTTCCTTGACGAGGAGCATCTGCTCAAGGGAATGAAGCTGCAAGAACTATTCCGAGCAATACAAGTGTCTCAGATAGCAATAGTAGTTTTCTCGAAAGGCTACCCTGACTCTAGCTGGTGTCTTGATGAGcttcaaaaaatatttcaatgcAGCCAAACATGTGGACTAAGAGTTTTTCCCGTATTTTACTACGTTGAACCATCCGAGATTCGTAACCAGACGGGTGATTTTGGAGATGCGTTGAGAGCAGCCGCAGAACGTGACTATGCAGGAGAACATCTGGAATTTACGTTGTCGAGTTGGAGAGATATACTCACCGACGCTGCAAATTTGTGTGGGTGGGATGCGAAGGATAGGAG AAGGACTGAAGCTGAGCTAGTGCGTGACATTGTTGACTACGTTATTGACCAACTTgattacaatgtcttgtctatCACCCAATTTCCTGTTGGATTAGATCATCCGGTGCAAGTAGTGATTAggtttattaaaagaataaaaaaatcttgTAAGATAGGGATATGGGGAATGGGAGGATCTGGTAAAACTACCATGGCCAAAGCCATCTACAATAAACTTCATCGTTCCTTCGAGAATAAAAGTTTCATTGAAAATATTAGAGAAGTTTGTCAAACAGATAGAAGAAGGCTTGTTCGTTTGCAGGAAAAACTTCTTTCTGATATCCTGAAAGTAAAGATGGAGATACGAAGCGTTGGGATCGGACAAGTTATGATTGACAACAGATTTAATGGAAAAAGGGCGTTCATAGTTCTTGATGATGTTAATAAGTTTGACCAACTAGAAGCACTATCCGGAAATACTGAGTGGATGGGTGAAAGAAGCGTAATAATCATTACGACTAGAGATCTACATCTACTCAAGAGATTTGAAGTTGATTATGTTTATGAAATGAAGGAAATGCAAGCAAATGAGTCCCTTACGCTTTTTAGTAGGCATGCGTTCAGAGAAGAAAAACCAAGAGAAGATTTCAATGAACTTGCAAAAGAAGCAGTTAATTATTGTGGTGGACTACCTCTAGCTCTTGAAGTTCTGGGTTCTTATTTGAGTAATAGGACAATGACTGAGTGGAGAAGTGTGTTGTCAAAACTACAAATAAGTCCCAATCCCGAAGTCCAAGAGAAACTAAGGATAAGTTACGATTTATGTGATGAAATGGAACAGGAAATATTTCTTGATGTATGTTGCGTTTTTAATGGTAAGGACAGAAGCTGTGTGACGGAGGTACTAAATGGCTGTGAACTATGTGCTGATATTGGAATAACTGTCCTCTTAGAGCGTAGCCTAATAAAAATCgtaaaaaacaataaactcAAAATGCATCAATTGCTACAAGAAATGGGAAGAGATATTATTCGTGGAGGCTCAAGAAGAGAACCTGGAAAGTACAGTAGATTATGGTTTCAAAAGGATGTACGTGATGTATTGACAAATAGTACC GGGACAGATGCCGTTGAGGGATTGGCTCTGAAATTTGATTTAAACGACAAAGAACACTTTAAAGCTGATGCTTTTAAGGAAATGAGGAGTTTGAGACTGTTGCAACTTCATTATGTAGAACTCATGGGAGATTATTGCCATCTTTCTAAGCAATTGAGATGGATCTACTGGGAAGGGTTTCTTTCAGAGCACATACCTGACAACTTTTATCTGGAAAATGCAATTGCAATTAATTTCAAACACAGTCATCTTAGGCAAGTGTGGAAAGAACCCAAG GATTTGTCGATGTTAAAGTTCCTCAATCTTAGTTATTCCAATTACTTGACTGAAACTCCTGATTTTTCTAAACTTAAAAATCTTGAAAAGCTCATTCTCAAATATTGTCGAAGTTTGCGCTGTGTACACAAATCCATTGGAGATCTCCGTAATATTGTGTTCATAAATTTGAAGGATTGTACAAGCCTTACTAGTCTTCCAAGAGAGATATATAAGTTGAAATCTTTGAAAACTCTCATCCTATCTGGTTGTACAAAGATTGACAAATTGGAAGAAGATATCTCGGAGATGAAATCCTTGACAACTCTAATTGCTGAAAATGCTGTTGTGAAAGTTCCCTTTTCAATAGTAAGCTCCAAAAGCATTGGATATCTTTTTCCATGTGGGTTTGAAGGATTCTCCCATGATGTTTTACCATCTATTATTTGGTGCTGGTCGTCACCGACAATGAATCCCCTGTCTCGTATTCTTCCGTTATGTGGCATATCAGCATCTCTAGTTTCCATGAATATGCAAAACATTGATTTGGGTGACCTAGCACCGATCCTTACCAACCTTTTAAATCTTCGAAGTGTTTGCATGCAATGTGACACGGAGTTTCAAATAACTAAACAAGTAAGAAAATTTTTGAATGAACTAGCATCCTGTACATCAGAAATTTCGGACAATTCCTTGAGATCTTATTTGATTGGAATTGGAAGCTACCAAGAAGAAGACTTCAATACTCTTAACAAGAGCATATCTAAG GAATTGGCAACCAGTGGATCTTGTCATGTTTTTCTGCCAGGAGGCAATTATCCTTTTTGGTTGGCTCATACGGGGGAGGGCCATTCAGTGTCTTTCACTGTGCCTCAGGATTGGGACATGAAGGGAATGGCTCTGTGTGTTTTGTATTTAGCAACACCTGAAACAGCAGCAACTGAGTGTCTTATCAGTGTAGTAATGGTTAATTACACAAAGTACACCATCCAGTTATACAAGCGAGACACAGTGATTTCCTTTAATGATGCAGATTGGCAGGGCATAATATCTCATTTGGAAGCTGGAGACGAGGTGGAGATTTTTCTGTCTTTTAGGAATGAATTGGTGATAAAAAACACAGCCGTCTATCTCATAAATTATGAATTCATTGACATGGAAGTGAAAGCTGTTAGTAAGCCACCTGTTATGAAGGTTTATAGCAGGAAGAGGAATCTTACGGATCAAGAAAGCAGTCGGAAGAGACAATGGTAA